A stretch of the Panicum virgatum strain AP13 chromosome 9N, P.virgatum_v5, whole genome shotgun sequence genome encodes the following:
- the LOC120689688 gene encoding 15-cis-phytoene desaturase, chloroplastic/chromoplastic: MDTGCLSSMKITGVSQARSFAGKLPTQRCFASSHLASFAVKSLILRNKGRSSHRRHSALQIVCKDFPRPPLESTINYLEAGQLSSFFRNSERPSKPLQVVIAGAGLAGLSTAKYLADAGHKPILLEARDVLGGKVAAWKDEDGDWYETGLHIFFGAYPNIQNLFGELGIEDRLQWKEHSMIFAMPNKPGEFSRFDFPETLPAPVNGIWAILKNNEMLTWPEKVKFAIGLLPAMLGGQPYVEAQDVLTVSEWMKKQGVPDRVNDEVFIAMSKALNFINPDELSMQCILIALNRFLQEKHGSKMAFLDGNPPERLCMPIVDHIRSRGGEVRLNSRLKKIELNPDGTVKYFALTDGTQITGDAYVCAAPVDIFKLLVPQEWSEISYFKKLEKLVGVPVINVHIWFDRKLKNTYDHLLFSRSSLLSVYADMSVTCKEYYDPNRSMLELVFAPAEEWIGRSDAEIIDATMEELAKLFPDEIAADLSKAKILKYHVVKTPRSVYKTVPNCEPCRPLQRSPIEGFYLAGDYTKQKYLASMEGAVLSGKLCAQSIVQDYSRLSLRSQKSLQSEEVPVAS, from the exons ATGGATACTGGCTGTTTATCATCTATGAAGATTACTGGAGTGAGCCAAGCAAGATCTTTTGCGGGAAAACTTCCTACCCAGAGATGCTTTGCAAGTAGTCACCTTGCAAGCTTTGCTGTGAAATCTCTTATCTTGAGGAATAAAGGAAGAAGCTCACACCGTAGACATTCTGCTTTGCAG ATTGTCTGCAAGGATTTTCCAAGACCTCCGCTAGAAAGCACAATAAACTATTTGGAAGCTGGACAGCTCTCTTCATTTTTTAGGAACAGCGAACGCCCCAGTAAACCCTTACAGGTCGTGATTGCTGGTGCAG GATTAGCTGGTCTTTCAACAGCAAAATATCTGGCAGATGCTGGCCATAAACCCATATTGCTTGAGGCAAGAGATGTTTTGGGTGGAAAG GTAGCTGCTTGGAAGGATGAAGATGGAGATTGGTACGAGACCGGGCTTCATATCTTTT TTGGAGCTTATCCCAACATACAGAATTTATTTGGCGAGCTTGGTATTGAGGACCGTTTGCAATGGAAAGAACACTCCATGATATTTGCCATGCCGAATAAACCAGGAGAATTCAGCCGGTTTGATTTCCCAGAAACTTTGCCAGCACCTGTAAATG GAATATGGGCCATACTGAAAAATAATGAAATGCTTACCTGGCCTGAGAAGGTGAAGTTTGCTATTGGACTTCTGCCAGCAATGCTTGGTGGTCAACCTTATGTTGAAGCTCAAGATGTCTTGACAGTTTCAGAGTGGATGAAAAAGCAG GGTGTTCCTGATCGAGTGAATGATGAGGTTTTTATTGCGATGTCCAAGGCACTGAATTTCATAAATCCTGATGAACTATCCATGCAGTGCATTTTGATTGCTTTGAACCGATTTCTTCAG GAAAAGCATGGTTCCAAAATGGCATTCTTGGATGGCAATCCACCTGAAAGACTATGTATGCCTATTGTTGATCACATTCGGTCTAGGGGTGGTGAGGTCCGCCTGAATTCTCGTCTTAAAAAGATAGAGCTGAATCCTGATGGAACTGTGAAATATTTTGCACTTACTGATGGAACTCAAATAACTGGAGATGCTTATGTTTGTGCAGCACCAG TTGATATCTTCAAGCTTCTTGTACCTCAAGAGTGGAGTGAAATTTCTTATTTCAAGAAGCTGGAGAAGTTGGTGGGAGTTCCTGTTATCAATGTTCATATATG GTTTGACAGAAAGCTGAAAAACACATATGACCACCTTCTTTTCAGCAG gaGTTCACTTTTAAGTGTCTATGCAGACATGTCGGTAACCTGCAAG GAGTACTATGATCCAAACCGTTCAATGCTGGAGTTGGTCTTTGCTCCTGCTGAGGAATGGATTGGTCGAAGTGACGCTGAAATCATTGATGCAACTATGGAAGAGCTAGCCAAGTTATTTCCTGATGAAATTGCTGCTGATCTGAGTAAAGCAAAAATTCTTAAGTATCATGTGGTGAAGACACCGAG ATCGGTttacaaaacggtcccaaactgTGAACCTTGCCGACCTCTCCAAAGGTCACCTATCGAAGGGTTCTATCTGGCTGGCGATTACACCAAGCAGAAATACTTGGCTTCCATGGAAGGTGCAGTTTTATCCGGGAAGCTTTGTGCCCAGTCTATAGTGCAG GATTATAGCAGGCTCTCCCTCAGGAGCCAGAAAAGCCTGCAATCTGAAGAAGTTCCGGTCGCATCTTAG